Proteins encoded in a region of the Rutidosis leptorrhynchoides isolate AG116_Rl617_1_P2 chromosome 9, CSIRO_AGI_Rlap_v1, whole genome shotgun sequence genome:
- the LOC139866717 gene encoding CCA tRNA nucleotidyltransferase, mitochondrial-like isoform X2: MSNTNGGLSSLMVKEKIDLTEKEKLIFDRLRKVVHHFCLETTLRVAGGWVRDKLLGKECYDIDIALDDMLGREFCEKINEYLVSTGEETQGIGVIQSNPDQSKHLETARMRLFDVWIDFVNLRSEDYTENSRIPTMKFGSAEQDAYRRDLTINSLFYNINTFSVEDFTKRGLDDLKSGKIVTPLPPKETFLDDPLRVLRAIRFSARFEFKMVEELKIAAADKDVKSAISDKISRERIGHEVDLMVSGNQPVKAMAYIQELGLFWVVFTPPPNCDPVTSGQHDKDCVDFMNTAWKQMCDIECTSSDEQRRLCLYASLFIPLSKTVYIDNKKKTVPVVNYIFRNSLKLKASDADDVMRLHNAVEKFLSLIPFVLSSEEDLQTCDVSWETEFIDVPVLLKKRILLGLLMREIKDFWRAALMIATLLYKNDSCGEFIVGDLDKRREVFKEVEQEILNLGLEKVWDVKPLVNGKDIIRLLELGKGGPIVSLWQRKLVQWQLAYPSGSVDECVDWMTSQMQSKRAKTNE, encoded by the coding sequence ATGTCAAACACAAATGGAGGTTTGTCATCATTAATGGTGAAGGAAAAGATTGATCTAACTGAAAAGGAAAAGCTGATATTTGATCGGTTGCGTAAAGTTGTTCATCATTTTTGCCTTGAAACAACACTTCGTGTTGCGGGTGGGTGGGTCCGCGACAAGCTTTTAGGGAAAGAATGTTATGATATCGATATTGCTCTTGATGATATGTTGGGACGAGAATTTTGTGAGAAGATAAACGAGTACTTGGTATCTACAGGTGAAGAAACACAAGGAATTGGTGTTATACAGAGTAATCCTGATCAATCAAAGCATTTGGAAACTGCAAGAATGCGTCTTTTTGATGTTTGGATTGATTTTGTGAATTTAAGATCTGAAGATTACACTGAAAATAGCCGAATTCCAACTATGAAATTTGGTTCTGCAGAACAAGATGCGTATAGAAGGGATTTGACTATTAACAGTTTGTTTTATAACATTAATACATTCTCAGTTGAAGATTTTACAAAACGAGGGTTAGATGATTTGAAATCTGGAAAAATTGTTACCCCGTTACCACCAAAAGAAACTTTTTTGGATGACCCGTTAAGAGTTTTGAGAGCGATTCGGTTTAGTGCACGGTTCGAGTTTAAAATGGTGGAAGAATTAAAGATTGCAGCTGCAGACAAAGATGTGAAATCTGCCATTTCTGATAAAATTAGCAGAGAACGAATTGGTCATGAAGTTGATCTTATGGTAAGTGGTAACCAACCAGTTAAAGCCATGGCTTATATTCAGGAGTTAGGTTTGTTTTGGGTCGTTTTCACCCCACCCCCGAATTGTGACCCGGTAACATCGGGTCAACACGATAAGGATTGTGTTGACTTTATGAATACTGCTTGGAAACAGATGTGTGATATTGAATGTACTTCCAGTGATGAACAGAGGAGGCTGTGTTTGTATGCTTCGTTGTTCATTCCACTTAGTAAAACTGTTTACATCGATAACAAAAAGAAAACGGTACCCGTTGTGAACTACATATTTAGAAATTCCCTCAAGTTGAAAGCTAGTGATGCTGATGATGTCATGAGGCTGCACAATGCAGTTGAAAAGTTTTTGTCCTTGATCCCTTTCGTATTGTCCAGTGAAGAAGATTTGCAAACTTGCGATGTCAGCTGGGAAACAGAGTTTATCGATGTCCCCGTATTGTTGAAAAAACGGATCTTGTTAGGTTTGCTTATGAGGGAAATTAAGGATTTTTGGAGGGCTGCATTGATGATAGCGACACTTTTGTATAAGAATGATTCTTGTGGTGAGTTTATTGTGGGCGATTTAGATAAAAGACGGGAAGTGTTTAAGGAAGTTGAGCAAGAAATCTTGAATTTGGGTTTGGAGAAAGTGTGGGATGTTAAACCGTTGGTTAACGGAAAGGATATAATTAGGCTTTTGGAACTTGGTAAAGGTGGTCCGATTGTTAGCTTATGGCAACGAAAACTGGTTCAATGGCAGCTTGCCTATCCTTCGGGAAGTGTTGACGAATGTGTTGATTGGATGACAAGCCAAATGCAATCTAAACGTGCTAAAACGAACGAATGA
- the LOC139866717 gene encoding tRNA nucleotidyltransferase cca2-like isoform X1, whose protein sequence is MARISDKLMQLRWFYGLTLTPTITGKPLIPVRKSTVKLNNPLFLFSRTKVLYRCCRAMSNTNGGLSSLMVKEKIDLTEKEKLIFDRLRKVVHHFCLETTLRVAGGWVRDKLLGKECYDIDIALDDMLGREFCEKINEYLVSTGEETQGIGVIQSNPDQSKHLETARMRLFDVWIDFVNLRSEDYTENSRIPTMKFGSAEQDAYRRDLTINSLFYNINTFSVEDFTKRGLDDLKSGKIVTPLPPKETFLDDPLRVLRAIRFSARFEFKMVEELKIAAADKDVKSAISDKISRERIGHEVDLMVSGNQPVKAMAYIQELGLFWVVFTPPPNCDPVTSGQHDKDCVDFMNTAWKQMCDIECTSSDEQRRLCLYASLFIPLSKTVYIDNKKKTVPVVNYIFRNSLKLKASDADDVMRLHNAVEKFLSLIPFVLSSEEDLQTCDVSWETEFIDVPVLLKKRILLGLLMREIKDFWRAALMIATLLYKNDSCGEFIVGDLDKRREVFKEVEQEILNLGLEKVWDVKPLVNGKDIIRLLELGKGGPIVSLWQRKLVQWQLAYPSGSVDECVDWMTSQMQSKRAKTNE, encoded by the coding sequence ATGGCTAGGATTAGTGACAAATTAATGCAATTAAGATGGTTTTATGGGTTGACTTTGACACCAACCATCACTGGGAAGCCCCTCATTCCTGTTCGCAAAAGCACCGTTAAATTGAATAACCCTTTATTTCTATTTTCAAGAACTAAGGTGTTGTACCGGTGTTGCAGAGCAATGTCAAACACAAATGGAGGTTTGTCATCATTAATGGTGAAGGAAAAGATTGATCTAACTGAAAAGGAAAAGCTGATATTTGATCGGTTGCGTAAAGTTGTTCATCATTTTTGCCTTGAAACAACACTTCGTGTTGCGGGTGGGTGGGTCCGCGACAAGCTTTTAGGGAAAGAATGTTATGATATCGATATTGCTCTTGATGATATGTTGGGACGAGAATTTTGTGAGAAGATAAACGAGTACTTGGTATCTACAGGTGAAGAAACACAAGGAATTGGTGTTATACAGAGTAATCCTGATCAATCAAAGCATTTGGAAACTGCAAGAATGCGTCTTTTTGATGTTTGGATTGATTTTGTGAATTTAAGATCTGAAGATTACACTGAAAATAGCCGAATTCCAACTATGAAATTTGGTTCTGCAGAACAAGATGCGTATAGAAGGGATTTGACTATTAACAGTTTGTTTTATAACATTAATACATTCTCAGTTGAAGATTTTACAAAACGAGGGTTAGATGATTTGAAATCTGGAAAAATTGTTACCCCGTTACCACCAAAAGAAACTTTTTTGGATGACCCGTTAAGAGTTTTGAGAGCGATTCGGTTTAGTGCACGGTTCGAGTTTAAAATGGTGGAAGAATTAAAGATTGCAGCTGCAGACAAAGATGTGAAATCTGCCATTTCTGATAAAATTAGCAGAGAACGAATTGGTCATGAAGTTGATCTTATGGTAAGTGGTAACCAACCAGTTAAAGCCATGGCTTATATTCAGGAGTTAGGTTTGTTTTGGGTCGTTTTCACCCCACCCCCGAATTGTGACCCGGTAACATCGGGTCAACACGATAAGGATTGTGTTGACTTTATGAATACTGCTTGGAAACAGATGTGTGATATTGAATGTACTTCCAGTGATGAACAGAGGAGGCTGTGTTTGTATGCTTCGTTGTTCATTCCACTTAGTAAAACTGTTTACATCGATAACAAAAAGAAAACGGTACCCGTTGTGAACTACATATTTAGAAATTCCCTCAAGTTGAAAGCTAGTGATGCTGATGATGTCATGAGGCTGCACAATGCAGTTGAAAAGTTTTTGTCCTTGATCCCTTTCGTATTGTCCAGTGAAGAAGATTTGCAAACTTGCGATGTCAGCTGGGAAACAGAGTTTATCGATGTCCCCGTATTGTTGAAAAAACGGATCTTGTTAGGTTTGCTTATGAGGGAAATTAAGGATTTTTGGAGGGCTGCATTGATGATAGCGACACTTTTGTATAAGAATGATTCTTGTGGTGAGTTTATTGTGGGCGATTTAGATAAAAGACGGGAAGTGTTTAAGGAAGTTGAGCAAGAAATCTTGAATTTGGGTTTGGAGAAAGTGTGGGATGTTAAACCGTTGGTTAACGGAAAGGATATAATTAGGCTTTTGGAACTTGGTAAAGGTGGTCCGATTGTTAGCTTATGGCAACGAAAACTGGTTCAATGGCAGCTTGCCTATCCTTCGGGAAGTGTTGACGAATGTGTTGATTGGATGACAAGCCAAATGCAATCTAAACGTGCTAAAACGAACGAATGA